The DNA window aatatttatatctgcaaaattctcaaactgctttggcttttcaagaccaagcttatcatcaaatttgatattgattgattcttctacaaccaatgtttcagtattgtatactctgtagcctttagagcgctcaaaatatccaagaaggaaacatttttgtgccttagaatcaaacttaccaagatgatctttagtattcagaatgaaacagacacatccaaaaggatgaaaatatgaaatgtcgggctttctgttcttccacagttcataaggagtcttatttagaataggtcttatagagattctattctgaatataacatgcagtgtttattgcttctgcccagaagcgcttagccatattggtttcattgatcatggttctggccatttcttgtagagtcctattctttcgctctacaactccattttgctgtggagttctagggcaagagaaatcatgggcaataccattttctttgaagaactcctcaaagaatctgttctcaaattcaccaccatgatcacttttgacctttatgattttgcactccttctcagattgaatctgagtgcagaattcaaagaacactgaatgagactcatccttgtgttttaagaactttacccatgtccagcggctataatcatctacgatgactaatccatatttcttccctctgacaaatgctgttttgactagtccaaacagatcaatgtgcagaagttctaacggccttgaggaagagacaacattcttagatttgaatgcaggtttggagaacttgcccttctgacatgcttcacaaagagcatttgatttgtatttcagatttgggagtcctctgaccagatttagtttgttaatctgagaaatctttctcaaactagcatgtcctaatcttctgtgccagacccattgctcttcaaaaacagacataaggcaagtcaccttctgcttctcaagatctgaaagatcaatcttataaatgttgttctttctcttgcctgtaaataggattgagtcatccttctgacttacagccttgtaagacttttgattgaagattatgtcataaccattgtcacttaattgacttatggacaataagttatgcgctaatccttctacaagaagtacattagttatggaaggagagttaccaatacttatggttccaaagccaataatcttgcccttctgatctcctccaaacttgacttctccaccagatttaagcaccaggtcttggaacatagaccttcttcccgtcatgtgtcgcgagcacccagagtccaggtaccatgacattttgtgctttgtcttctttgctgctaaggatatctgcaatagaaattatcttctccttaggtacccacagtttcttgggtcctttcttgttagttttcctcaagttatgattgaacttgggtttagcatgataagtaacaggaggaacaacatgatattctttaggtttggcagcctgatattttttaggttgtgtcacatgcttcttggtgtgtgaagtgttaaaacttttggcatgtgaagtgagcctaatatcatgtgagtggccatatttgaactgatcatacaatggcttgtatgtgattttcaaatcatctacaggttcaaatttttgtgaggtatcaccctcatagccaacgccaatccttttgtttccagagacaccatatatcatagaagcaagatgacttctgccaatacttctagatagaaactttttgaagctcgagtcatattctttcagaatatgattgagactaggaatggatttttctgattcagaaggagatccaatatctttggataattttaaaaatttttccttcagttcagagttttccacttccagcttcttagtttcaaattcaaatagctttctcagctttttgtatttgatactaagatgagccttgagttccagaagttcagttaaactggaaactaactcttctctagatagttcagaaaatacctcttcagaatttgattctgatgtagattctgattcgtcatctactgtggccatcagtgcaagatttgcctgctcaccttcagagtctgattctgattctgattctgaatcatcccatgttgccataagacctttcttcttatgaaacttcttcttgggattctccttctgatgttttggacattcattcttgaagtgtccaggctcattgcactcatagcagatgaccttcttcttgtcagatcttctgcctccagaagattctcctctttcaggcttctttgaacttctgaagctcttgaacttcctttgcttgctcttccagagatggtttacccttctggagatcatggacagttcatcttcttcttctgattctgattcttcagaatctacttcttcagcctgaaaagcgttagtgcattttttataattagattttaatgcaatagacttacctttcttctgaggttcattagcatccagctcaatttcatgactcctcagagcactgatcaattcttcaagagagacttcattcatattcttggcaattttgaaagcagtcaccataggaccccatcttcttggcaagcttctaatgatcttcttgacatgatcagcccttgtgtatcctttgtctagaactctcaatccagctgttagcgtttgaaatcttgaggacatcttctcaatattttcatcatcctccatcttgaaggcttcatatttctggatcaaggcaagagcttttgtctccttgacttggtcATTTCCTTcgtgggtcattttcaatgactcatatatcataggcagtttccctgttagatatcttctcatattcagcatgagagataacattcagcaaaacagtcctacatttatgatgatttttgaatagcttcttttgatcatcattcatttcttgtcttgtaagctttacaccagtagctttcactggatgtttgtaaccatccatcagcagatcccataagtcaccatctaaaccaaggaagtaactttcaagtttatctttccagtattcaaatttttcaccatcaaatactggtggtctagtataaccattgttaccatttccattgtattgctcagctgagccagatgtagatgtatttgatggatcttcaccagccatcttgtagtgaagcgtttttctcttcctgaatcttttctaaacacggttaagtgcttgcaccttagaaccggcgctctgatgccaattgaaggatagaaaaacacttagaaagggggggtttgaataagtgtagctttaaaacatgtaagataaaaacaatttgcacaatgatttttatcctggttcgttgttaactaaactactccagtccacccccttggagtgatttaccgcacctgaggatttaatccactaatcacacaagattacaatggttttccacttagacaacttctaagtcttctagagtatactgatcacaacctgatcactctaggaacaatctgcttagataccctctaagactttctagagtatactgatcagcaacctgatcactctagttcttacaacttaatgtaaacaaattctaagagttacaatgcttcttataaagctattatcacaactgtgattttctcttaagtttaagcttaatctcactaagatattacaacagcaatgtagtgagtttgatgaagtttgagagcttttgatttgaacagcgtttcagcgtttttgcataaagtcttgtattcagaattcgtaactttgcttctcatcagaacttcaatatataggcgtttgagaagatgactgttgggagcatttaatgctttgcgtattccgtacagcattgcatttaatgtttcattcttttgtcaactacctcgagtcttGCTTTCGCTGtctctactgacgttgcctttaatagctttcaacgttccttttatcagtcagcgtagcctgccatcttgtactttcttctgatctgatgtttgtgtaaacaacatttgaatatcatcagagttaaatagcttggtgcagagcatattcttgtcttctgaccttgaagtgcttcttagcgtgataccatgagaacttcagtgcttctgcttctgatctcaagttcttctgatgcttccatagaccatgttctgattctgcttgaccatcttctgatgtctttccagaccatgttctgatgttgcatgctgaaccttctgagtcagtgcttcttgcgctgattttgtgcatactctttatataattcctgaaatggaaattgcatagtattagagtaccacattatctcatacaaaattcatatacattgttatcatcaaaactaagaatattgatcagaacaaatcttgttctaacaagatcGACTTCAACCAGGATGTTGGCTCATACTGTATCTAGTCAAGCTGTCTTTCTCCGGGCGAGGTGACAATGAAGAAGGAAATGCTATCATGGCTTTAGGGACCTTGTTATGATAAAGGGTTCGACTCTGGTGAGGTGCCTCATACCGAGGTGAGAAAATGGTGAATTGATACTCATGCTATCTTAAGTGTCGTTGATCTTGAGGATAGGAGAGAGATCTTTGGTGAGAGCAAAGTCTTAATGCTTTTTTTTACATGTGTGATTGTATTTTGCAGATAGCATGGACAAAGTAAGTAAGTTGAATATGTCCTACATCCTTGCAGATGCCCAAGATATCCGAGCTGTAATGAATATTTGTACCTCAGCTCCTGCCCTAACACTTTTGGCGGCTACCGCTCCTACTCTAGCCCCTTGTCCTATCTCGGCTATAGAAACTTCGGCTCTTATGCTCCAGGTGGAACTTCTTTTGGACGCCACGATCACTTTTCAAATGGAGGAATCGACGTCGCCTCTGGTTTCATAGAAGAGGGCTTGGGATGAGGAACAGGCGTCTCTTCGAGACAAGGTTTCTCCAAAACGAACTCGTCGTTAAGGACGATACTTCTAGGATGGTGAACCCTTTTATAAAGATACCGAATGTTTTTTCTTCTCGGCTTTTGCGGATGGGACTGGGCCAGGTGATAAAGAAAATGGAAGGTCCTACCTGGAATTGGTTATCGATCCTCCAGAAGTCCTGTTTTAGATACAAACTTGTGGTATCTCCTGATTTGCGCCCATAGAGACCCCAGAAGCGATGAGGAATATTGGCATTGCTAGGCCAGAAGGTGAAGTACAGATCATCATCCCGACCTTCATGGAAACCTCGATGTTTTCCCTTTTCTATTTTGAGGAGTCCTCGAGAATCTCGGAGATCTGGACTTCGGAGAATCGCATATGGGACGATGAGCGGTTGAATCGGTTGTAAAGATCTATGAACGCTTCTCGACTTGGAGGTGTAAGGAAGTAGTAAATAGTGAATTTGAAAAGCAGATGTTGATTCAACGAAAGCGTTTggaatcagaagatgattcatcCTTGATTTGGTAACCTAGGGAGGTTATGATTTGGTAAATTGGATACTTAGATCTAAATCTCAAGATTTCAGATATGGAACTTCTCAATTTGTTTGATAGCATTTGCGAAGCGAACGTGCTTTTTATGGAAAACGCGGGAATCAGAAGTCGATTCTCACATACGACATTGTTGTTCCACATGGGTCAATGTGTTCATCCTAGCCCTTTTTATTTTGGTTGTTCGACATATCTTTTGTAGAATAACAATGTGAAActcgaaagaaagaaaaaaactcatCAATACCAAGTGTCGCGGTGATAATAGATTTTGCTTGCAAACAATAATGTATCTTTTATTTATCCTTTTTGTCCAAAGATTTCTATATTTGTTTTCCATTAGACCATAACTTGATGTATGAGAACAAAGAGATCATTTTTAACGTTGATCTAAATATCATTTTCACTTCTCAATAAGAATATCATTCATCATTGAAAGATTGAAATTTGTTTACTGAATTATTAAAAGTCATCCTACCTCCTGAGATGACTACTCTTATAACAAGACTTAGGCTCTGATGCCACGTTGACCAAGTTACTTcggaataaattttaaattatttcaaataagtTTTTATAAAATTCGTATTTGAGATACATCTTTTCTAAAAAATAGTAATTTCGACTATGTTTTaatcttcaataatatatatttatgttacacgatatcaaaattaatcttttaatttataaaaaaaattaaaagaaattttaatattaatttttttataaaaattatttttcaaaataaaaaataataattttttaaagttaaaacaaacAGAATATCTACTCTAATAATTATGGATCACTCATACTTTACATGTGGAATTTCCAAACCAAAGAAATTTGACACATGAAATCTACAGACACTTGCTGTGACAACCATTCAATGTTACCTGGATGTGAGTTGAGATTTTTCTTCTTGTAGTGCCTTGAATAGTTACGGTTCCCAAACGTCAAAATAGTTAGCAGGAAAATCAGTACGTTTCTTCCAGTATAATGAATATGAATTAAAAATTAGCATATTTTAACGAGTCCAAAACTACCGCaccatataaattaaaaattagcaTATGTATTCTAATCACTCCAAAACTACAATCATATGAAGCTTACTTAGACTTTATTCACGGGCCCAAAAAATGTTCACTTATAATATATATTTGTGTGTATGGAGTGTCTATATATATGCTCATCTCATATACTATTCTATAGCAGAAATCAAGTGTTTGAGAAATTAAAGGAAAAATGAGAACCTCTAACGTTTCTGTGGTTCTATATTTGCTCCTTCTTCTAGTGTCTATTGAAAACATTGTGCGAGTATATGGTGAAGATCCTACTTATGGTTTTACCTCTGTCCCATTGACTGAAGCAAATTTTGAGGTGCAGAAACCATACAATATACCAGTTGAACAAAGGTATAGCTTCATTGATGGTGTTCATAGATTTTGGGTTTATGCTCATGACAAGCCTTACTCTCCTGGTAGCCCTACTCAGCCCCGCACAGAGATTCGCATAAAGGTATATCATATTCTACCTCtctatatttatatatatctATGAAATTATGCTTTAACGTAGAAGAGTTTTTTGAACTATGCAGGGACTTGACTACCACTCAGGTGTTTGGCAATTTGAAGGTTATGGCTACGTGCCAAAGGGAACATCAGGTGCTACAATAGCACAGATTCATGGTGCAGCACATGGTGCTACGACACTGTTACTAAGAATATACAATGGAGATATGAGGTATTATGCTACAGACTTAGTGGATAAGAATCTTTATGATAAATGGTTCAGACTTAATATCATACATGATGTGGATGGAGGAATAGTGACAGTGTTCATTGATGGAGACAAGAAATATCAAACAAAGGATCAAGGGCCAGGTGATTTGTACTTCAAGTGTGGGGTTTATGCTGCACCTGCTCATATCAGTAACTACATGGAATCAAGGTGGAGAGacatcaaaatatataaaaaatgatcACCTTTTACTATTTCTTATATACTTTATTTGTATAATATATATAAGTTTGTACAAATTTATGATGGTTTGGTATGATatataaaaatttgtttttgtgttaCACTAGGcattttattttgataatgaaATTTAAGACAAGAAAATAGAAGAAATTAAGTGTTAGAAATAGAATGCAGTTATTTCATGTATTCAGCAATAATCAAAACTATAACTGCAGATTGAATTACAAAATACAAATAACACTAAACTAAGAACCATCATCTATCCAATCTTCATAAACCAGTACCATAAACTCAATTTGTTCAACTGTGAATGTATGATTCATTGATATTGATATCGCGCAGAGGAATATCACAACACCCTCATATTCCTCAGGCAACCCTAGCAGTATTGCATCCACGTGTTCTTGCAACTTCACAGGTCGCTTTGCAACAGCCAGAGATTCTATCAGGATCTTGATTCTGAATACATATTCCGAGACCAATTCCGTGCTATTTTTGGTTATATTGTTCCTATCAGATCGATACTGCCTAGCTTTTGCGCGTACTGGAAGAAAATAAAATTGTGTGAGAAGGGATACTGATAGAGCGGAGAAAAACCAAAAAACGAGTTCCTCAAAATCATCGTTATTGGAGTCTGCATTGCCACCGTTAACAGAATCAGGACTCAGAAACCTATCAAGTCTGTGACGTTTGATTACAGGTTCGACTAATTGACGCCTTATCAAGAAGTTTTCTTGGTCTAGTTTGAAAGAAAGTTTGGTGTTGTAGATAGAAATTGGTGGCGGGGGAAGAAAGGTAGGAAATGAGAAAGTGGTGGATGATGCTTTAGGATTCTGGAAGGGTTTGCATGGTGATATTAAGGACATGGTTAGGAAGTTGGGATTAGCAAAAGggtgttttgatgaagatgagAAAATGGGAGAAAGTGAAAGAAAGTTGAGAGTACTCTTCATAGGTGGAAATTATAAGATTCAATGTGACTTTGTGTAGTTCATATAATTGGATAAGACTATTTATAACAGAATTCTGTTGTAACTGAATGCAACTATTAATAACAGAATCCAAACTAACTAAAATACATTCTGTTAGACCTAAGATAAGCAATATAATTCGCTCAAAATGTTTTCACCTGCCCAACGAATTTGGCTTGAAAAAAAGTCATAAACTTGCAATGTTGCTTGGAGAAGTTATTCGCCCAGCAAATATGCTGCaggttatttttattaaaaacatcgGTAAGTCATTTTGGTTaaatcatttttgaaaacaaacttttCATTTGACGCGAAAATACAAGTTGAACAtgaaaacataaaaagaattcacaAATCAAAGGAATTATAACAAgtttatcttcatcttcaaaaGAATTCACAATGACTCGGAAGTGACTTCCATGAAGAAAAGCTTCCCACCATAAAGAACAGCAAAATATCGGTCGAAGAAAGCTGGCATTGACTGCAAATGATAACAATGATGTTCTAGtcgtattttttttttgtaagcgatGTTCTAGTCATATTGGTTCATAATCCTAACAAGGGCAGAATAGTATAGCCACAActttggttttaaattgcggttgcgttTGTGGCCACTGCGATTGCGGCTATTGTAGTTGTTCCGATGCAGATTGCGGTCATTATGGCGTGAATTTATAtttatgaacataaaatattatattttatcatttattttagatTTCACATGTCAACCATTACCTCTCTAAAATTTCATGTTTATATCATTAACAATTCGccttcattttaaatattattaatcttTTTAAAACATatcttaaatatataatataaatagaaAGGAAGGTAGACCAAATAATTTTTTAGAGCGTTGCATAATCTCTTGCGATGCGGGCTGATGCGGCCGTTGTAGTGTTATGATGCAGCTGTTGCGGCGTTATGATGCGGTTTTGAATTGCAACTGCCATTGTGAACATTACCACAACCGCAATATTGTAGCCGCATCATGTGATGCAGTCCGCAATTCAAAACCACGGCCGGGACCTAATACAATATAGTCATGATCATAGAACTTTATGCCAATGCCATTTCAAGAAAGGAAGAATCGTCGGCCTAATATTCTAGAGTCACAAGAATCAAAGTGTAATATGACCAGAAA is part of the Vicia villosa cultivar HV-30 ecotype Madison, WI linkage group LG2, Vvil1.0, whole genome shotgun sequence genome and encodes:
- the LOC131646494 gene encoding citrate-binding protein-like, yielding MRTSNVSVVLYLLLLLVSIENIVRVYGEDPTYGFTSVPLTEANFEVQKPYNIPVEQRYSFIDGVHRFWVYAHDKPYSPGSPTQPRTEIRIKGLDYHSGVWQFEGYGYVPKGTSGATIAQIHGAAHGATTLLLRIYNGDMRYYATDLVDKNLYDKWFRLNIIHDVDGGIVTVFIDGDKKYQTKDQGPGDLYFKCGVYAAPAHISNYMESRWRDIKIYKK